ATTCCCGTTCTTACGATTGAAGAAGAACGTGACTTGGCGGAACGTTTGCATTATCAGAACGATTTGGAAGCGGCCCGTCAGTTGGTTATGTCGCATCTGCGTTTCGTGGTTCATATTGCAAGAAGTTACTCTGGTTATGGCTTATCTCAGGCTGACCTGATCCAAGAAGGTAATGTAGGGCTGATGAAAGCCGTTAAACGTTTTGATCCAACTGTGGGTGTTCGATTGGTATCGTTTGCAGTGCACTGGATTAAAGCCGAGATCCATGAGTTCATCTTGAAGAACTGGCGGATTGTGAAAATTGCCACCACAAAAGCACAACGTAAAATGTTCTTCAATCTACGCAGTGCTAAGAAATCTTTGTCTTGGTTTACCAATGATGAAGTCAATGAAGTTGCCAAAGACTTGGGTGTAGAGCCGAAAGTTGTTCGGGAAATGGAAGGTCGCTTGGCCTCTGTGGATACGTCCTTTGACGCTCCGGTTGATGCTGATGATGAGTCGGCGCCAAATGCACCTGTGTATTACCTTGAAGACAAGAGTGCTGATCCTGCGATGCTATTAGAGCATTCTGACTGGACTGAGAATTCAAATACCCGTCTTCAGGAAGCATTGGCTGATTTGGATGAGCGTAGCCAGGACATTTTGATGCAGCGCTGGTTGCAAGAAGAGAAGGCCACCTTGCATGATTTGGCGGATAAGTATGCGGTGTCTGCAGAACGTATCCGTCAATTAGAAAAGAACGCAATGAAGAAATTGAAAGCGGCAATTGAAGAAGACGTTGCCTAAGCGTTCCTGAGTTATAAGAACCGCTCCAGAGTGAGCGGTTTTTTTATGTCTGTGATTTGAGGCCGACCATCCAACTTTTCTTCAGTGATGTCTTTATATCTGTTGGAATCAATTTATAATGCCGAACACTTTTTCATCAGGATCGGATAGGTAGTGGCGTGATTGTTTTTGCAGCACTAAGTGGATTCTTAGCCGTGGCGTTAGGTGCGTTTGGCGCTCATGCGTTAAAGCAGGTGCTATCTCCGGAGATGCTGACTGTGTATCAAACCGCAGTTGAATATCACCTGATTCATTCGGTTTTGTTGTTTGTCGTATCGGCATTAATGCTCACCCATGGGCATCTGCGTTGGTTAAAGCGCAGTGCGTTAGCCTTGGCGATTGGTATACTTCTGTTCTCCGGAAGTTTGTACTTACTTACGTTGTCGGGTATTAAAACGCTAGGCATTGTGACGCCTTTTGGTGGTGTGAGCTTGCTGTTGGGCTGGTTGATGTTGGCTGCGGCGGGTCGTGAATTTTCAAGAATACAGCCTGTGGAAGGCTCGAAATAAGTAAATCTAGTGAGTAAATAAGATGTCAGATTCCATTGAGCAAAAGGCCAATGAAGCGCAGCGCGTCAGTGAAGCGCTAAACGTTAGCGAAGAGCATGGCGTAAATGACGAGCAAAAACGCACACGAACCATTCGTAGCTTTGTAAAGCGTACCGGTCGTATGACTGAAGGTCAGCAACGGGCAATGGACGAACATTGGGGCACTATTGGTCTTTCTCATGCTCAAGGGAAGTTGAATCTGGCAGAATTGTTTGGCCGTGAAGCTCCGTTGGTTGTAGAGGTGGGCTTTGGTAATGGCGACTCTCTGGTTGAAATGGCTCAGAATGAGCCGGACAAAGATTTCATTGGTATTGAAGTGCATGAGCCGGGCGTCGGCCGTTTGGTGAACAATGTAGTGCAATTGGGTTTACCGAACTTAAAAGCCTACTGTCACGATGCTGTCGAAGTGTTTGCTGATTGTATTCCTGATCAATCGATTGCTCGAATGCAGTTGTTCTTCCCTGATCCTTGGCATAAGAAACGTCATCATAAGCGTCGTATTGTGCAGCCTGAATTTGTGGAAGCGGTTCGTCAAAAGCTGGAAATTGGTGGCGTTTGGCACATGGCGACGGATTGGGAACATTATGCTGAGCAGATGATGGAAGTCATGTCCGAAGCCCCAGGTTATGAGAATGTGGCAGAAGCAGGTCAATATGTGCCTCGCCCAGAAACTCGTCCTTTGACCAAGTTTGAACAGCGTGGTGAACGCTTGGGTCACGGTGTATGGGACTTGATGTTTAAACGCGTGGATTAACCGGGACGATCATCTTCTCGTTAGATCTGGAGTGTGAGGTCTCTGCTTGGATGACCTCACGCTTGATTGATTGTATTTATTCTACCGTCTTCTTTTCTCTTTTCTCTTTTCTCTTTTCTCGTCGTTTCCTTAATCCAAAAAACGCTCTAGCAGTTCATTAAGATATATGCGTCCTTTGATGGTTGGCCCAATGATGGATTGCTGTGAGTGTGTATTTATTTCTAGCAACCCTTCTTGGACAGCCTGATCTATTTTGGGTTGGATTGACTCAATTGGGACACCAGTCGCTGCTTGGAATAACTCGGCGGGGAATCCTTGCGTAAGACGCAGGGTATTCATCAAGAACTCTAACGGGATGTCCTCTTGCTCGATGGGCTCAATCGCGGCGGTCGTCGACAGGCGTGATGTGTCCAGGTAATGATTCGGTTGGCGAACTTTGCGGTATCGGAAGATCTGTCCATCGGGTTGGGTGATTTTTCCATGTGCTCCGGCGCCGATGGCCAGGTAATCGCCAAACTGCCAATAGTTCAGGTTATGACGACTTGGGTAGCCCGGTTTGGAATAAGCCGATACTTCGTATTGTTGAAAGCCTGACTTGGCAATAAGTGCCTGACCGGCCTCAATGATGTCACATAAGGTTTCTTCTTCCGGTAACTGAGGTGGTCGGCTGTAAAACTCGGTGTTGGGTTCAATGGTTAATTGATACCAGGATAAATGCGTACATCCCAGTTCGATGGCAGTTTGGAGATCAAAGAGGGCATCATCCAGGGATTGGCCGGGTAAGCCGTGCATTAAGTCGATATTGAAGTTTTCAAAGCCAGCGGCCTTTAACGCGTTGATAGCAGACTGAGCATTTTCTGAAGAATGAATTCGCCCCAGTTGTGTAAGTTTGTCGTTTTGAAAACTTTGTACCCCAACCGACAAGCGGTTAATGCCTGCCTCGTGGTAGCCAATGAAGCGCGACGCTTCCACTGCACCCGGATTGGCTTCCATGGTGATTTCTATATCGTTTGCAAGTGCATGAAAGTTTCTAAGCTCGCTTAATAGCGTTTTATAGAAGTCACTCGACAGTAAACTGGGTGTTCCGCCGCCAATAAAAATACTCTGAATAGGTCGCTCGTATGCCCACGCTTGATCTTGTTCCAAATCGTAGAGCAGCCGTTCTAGATACTCTTTCTCGGGCAGTTCTTCCGGCTTCATTTGATGTGAGTTGAAGTCACAATAGGGACATTTCCTTATGCACCAAGGTGTATGAATGTAGAGGCTGAGCGGTGGTAAGGATGTGGTCATATGAATACTTGCTTAGATGTGGATGGCTGTTAATCTTAAATTCGAATTAAATAAGGGGATTTCTGAATAAGTCCCATCAGTGATTAAGATTTCATCCGGTTTGCCGATAGGGTTAACTGGGGTTTATTTTGGTTGGTTGAATGTCCGTTCCCGGAACGCCAGACCAGTCTGCAATTCTAACAATTAATTAAGCAGTCGGATAATAATATGAAATGGTTTTCCCGTCTCAGTATACGCTGGAAGCTTCAGCTGGGGTTCTTCGTTGTCACTATGTTGACCACGATTTTTAATCGGTGGATGGCGACTCAGGAATTAAATAAAGCAATTGATACGGCCGAAGAGTTTCTTGCTCCTCAAGATTTGATTGATGCGTTGTTAGCGCAAAAAGAGAGCTACATCTTTAACTCAATTTGGGAGTCGGGCATTGAGTTTGCTATTCAGTTCGCCGTCATTGGCTTGGTTGCCAGTATTTTTGTGCGTCCGATTTTAGAACTGATCAGAGGCCTTAAAGCGGTAGGTAAGGGCGATCTGACCCAATCGCTGGAGAGTACCTCTCAAGATGAAATTGGTGTGTTGGTTAATCAGTTTAACCAAATGCTGGAACAACTGAATTCTGTGCTGTCGAAGGTGGACTCAGGATCTTCCTACATGAAGCAGTCGGCTTACCAAATTTCTTTGGTGTCTCAGGAAATTGCGAGTATTGGTCGAGAAGAGAATCACAACTTTGAAAGTGTCGCTAATGTCATTCGAGAGATGCATCAGATTTCAGATCAGGTCATGAATTTGGCAATACAGTCACGAGAAACTTCTGGTGAAGCTCGAAGTTCCGCGATCACCGGGATGAAAGATCTAAGAGCAAATATAGATGACTTGGCGAAGGTGAGTGATCAGATTGAAGATGCCTCGTTGAAAGTCGAAGAATTGAATCAGTCGGCCGAAAAGATTGCGCTGATTGTTGGCAGTATCCGGGACATTGCTGAGCAAACGAACTTGTTGGCACTTAATGCGGCGATTGAAGCCGCCCGAGCCGGTGAGCAAGGGCGCGGGTTTGCTGTGGTGGCGGATGAAGTGCGAGCGTTAGCGGAAAAAACGACCACCTCTTCCGGGGAAATTAATCAAATTATTGAAAACTTCTCA
Above is a genomic segment from Litoribrevibacter albus containing:
- the rpoH gene encoding RNA polymerase sigma factor RpoH, with the protein product MSKQLLAVDMTTPGANLEAYISSVSTIPVLTIEEERDLAERLHYQNDLEAARQLVMSHLRFVVHIARSYSGYGLSQADLIQEGNVGLMKAVKRFDPTVGVRLVSFAVHWIKAEIHEFILKNWRIVKIATTKAQRKMFFNLRSAKKSLSWFTNDEVNEVAKDLGVEPKVVREMEGRLASVDTSFDAPVDADDESAPNAPVYYLEDKSADPAMLLEHSDWTENSNTRLQEALADLDERSQDILMQRWLQEEKATLHDLADKYAVSAERIRQLEKNAMKKLKAAIEEDVA
- a CDS encoding DUF423 domain-containing protein, which gives rise to MIVFAALSGFLAVALGAFGAHALKQVLSPEMLTVYQTAVEYHLIHSVLLFVVSALMLTHGHLRWLKRSALALAIGILLFSGSLYLLTLSGIKTLGIVTPFGGVSLLLGWLMLAAAGREFSRIQPVEGSK
- the trmB gene encoding tRNA (guanosine(46)-N7)-methyltransferase TrmB, giving the protein MSDSIEQKANEAQRVSEALNVSEEHGVNDEQKRTRTIRSFVKRTGRMTEGQQRAMDEHWGTIGLSHAQGKLNLAELFGREAPLVVEVGFGNGDSLVEMAQNEPDKDFIGIEVHEPGVGRLVNNVVQLGLPNLKAYCHDAVEVFADCIPDQSIARMQLFFPDPWHKKRHHKRRIVQPEFVEAVRQKLEIGGVWHMATDWEHYAEQMMEVMSEAPGYENVAEAGQYVPRPETRPLTKFEQRGERLGHGVWDLMFKRVD
- the hemW gene encoding radical SAM family heme chaperone HemW yields the protein MTTSLPPLSLYIHTPWCIRKCPYCDFNSHQMKPEELPEKEYLERLLYDLEQDQAWAYERPIQSIFIGGGTPSLLSSDFYKTLLSELRNFHALANDIEITMEANPGAVEASRFIGYHEAGINRLSVGVQSFQNDKLTQLGRIHSSENAQSAINALKAAGFENFNIDLMHGLPGQSLDDALFDLQTAIELGCTHLSWYQLTIEPNTEFYSRPPQLPEEETLCDIIEAGQALIAKSGFQQYEVSAYSKPGYPSRHNLNYWQFGDYLAIGAGAHGKITQPDGQIFRYRKVRQPNHYLDTSRLSTTAAIEPIEQEDIPLEFLMNTLRLTQGFPAELFQAATGVPIESIQPKIDQAVQEGLLEINTHSQQSIIGPTIKGRIYLNELLERFLD
- a CDS encoding methyl-accepting chemotaxis protein, which encodes MKWFSRLSIRWKLQLGFFVVTMLTTIFNRWMATQELNKAIDTAEEFLAPQDLIDALLAQKESYIFNSIWESGIEFAIQFAVIGLVASIFVRPILELIRGLKAVGKGDLTQSLESTSQDEIGVLVNQFNQMLEQLNSVLSKVDSGSSYMKQSAYQISLVSQEIASIGREENHNFESVANVIREMHQISDQVMNLAIQSRETSGEARSSAITGMKDLRANIDDLAKVSDQIEDASLKVEELNQSAEKIALIVGSIRDIAEQTNLLALNAAIEAARAGEQGRGFAVVADEVRALAEKTTTSSGEINQIIENFSEHVGDVTKTMTRVVKRVRKNSDQSEGMVENISVMESGAVTSASNAEEIENSCDRQLKTFSELETAMDKLLGGLEQNNTKVSNTANISESLYRLTNDMSAMLEGFTFSHCAATQDSSLDDDRRTHPRANSNLLVQLLHNRSLVDGFCLDVSLSGMRISLPLELQQDQGVELQLRMPSRDIKDYSQQEPVSLKAKVVRIAGDTDGRFIYGLKFSQLDRYQKTQLERCVEFFGEL